A single Vulpes lagopus strain Blue_001 chromosome 3, ASM1834538v1, whole genome shotgun sequence DNA region contains:
- the LAMTOR5 gene encoding ragulator complex protein LAMTOR5 — protein MEATLEQHLEDTMKNPSIVGVLCTDSQGLNLGCRGTLSDEHAGVISVLAQQAAKLTSDPTDIPVVCLESDNGNIMIQKHDGITVAVHKMAS, from the exons atgGAGGCCACCCTGGAGCAGCACCTGGAGGACAC CATGAAGAACCCCTCCATCGTGGGCGTCCTGTGCACGGACTCGCAAGGACTGAACCTGGGCT GCCGTGGGACCCTGTCCGATGAGCATGCTGGGGTGATATCTGTTCTAGCCCAGCAAGCAGCTAAGCTGACCTCAGACCCCACTGATATTCCTGTGGTGTGTCTAGAGTCAGATAATGG GAATATTATGATCCAGAAACATGACGGCATCACGGTGGCAGTGCACAAAATGGCCTCTTGA